The proteins below come from a single Vidua chalybeata isolate OUT-0048 chromosome 1, bVidCha1 merged haplotype, whole genome shotgun sequence genomic window:
- the ATP6V1C1 gene encoding V-type proton ATPase subunit C 1, which translates to MTEFWLISAPGEKTCQQTWEKLHAATTKHNNLSTNSKFNIPDLKVGTLDVLVGLSDELAKLDAFVESVVKKVAQYMADVLEDSKDKVQENLLANGVDLVTYITRFQWDMAKYPIKQSLKNISEIIAKGVNQIDNDLKARASAYNNLKGNLQNLERKNAGSLLTRSLADIVKKEDFVLDSEYLVTLLVIVPKLNYNDWVKQYETLAEMVVPRSSNVLFEDQDSYLCNVTLFRKAVDDFKHKAREYKFMVRDFQYNEEEMKADKEEMNRLSTDKKKQFGPLVRWLKVNFSEAFIAWIHVKALRVFVESVLRYGLPVNFQAMLLQPNKKTMKKLREVLYDLYKHLDSSAAAIIDATMDIPGLNLSQQEYYPYVYYKIDCNLLEFK; encoded by the exons ATGACAGAGTTTTGGCTGAtttctgctcctggggaaaagACCTGTCAACAGACATGGGAGAAGCTACATGCAGCAACTACAAAACATAACAATCTTTCCACTAATTCAAAGTTCAATATTCCGGACTTGAAG GTTGGCACACTGgatgttttggttggtttgtcAGATGAGCTGGCTAAACTGGATGCATTTGTGGAGAG TGTTGTAAAGAAGGTGGCCCAATATATGGCTGATGTGCTGGAAGACAGTAAAGATAAAGTTCAGGAGAATCTTCTGGCCAATGGAG TTGACTTGGTCACCTATATAACAAGGTTCCAATGGGATATGGCCAAATACCCTATCAAGCAATCCTTgaagaatatttcagaaattattgcAAAG ggagTAAACCAGATTGACAATGATCTAAAAGCAAGAGCCTCGGCATACAATAATCTGAAAGGGAATCTTCagaatttggaaagaaagaatGC GGGAAGCTTGCTAACCAGAAGTCTTGCTGATATTGTAAAGAAAGAGGACTTTGTACTTGATTCAGAATATTTGGTCACGTTATTAGTGATTGTGCCGAA GTTAAATTACAACGACTGGGTTAAGCAGTATGAAACACTAGCAGAGATGGTTGTACCACGTTCCAGCAA TGTACTCTTTGAGGACCAAGACAGCTACCTTTGTAATGTCACCTTGTTCAGGAAGGCAGTGGATGACTTCAAGCACAAAGCCAGAGAATATAA GTTTATGGTCCGTGACTTCCAGTACAATGAAGAAGAGATGAAAGCCGATAAAGAAGAAATGAATAGACTGTCAACTGACAAGAAGAAACAGTTT gGGCCTCTGGTTCGGTGGCTGAAAGTTAATTTCAGTGAAGCTTTCATTGCATGGATTCATGTGAAAGCGTTACGTGTTTTTGTTGAATCTGTTTTAAG GTACGGTTTGCCAGTTAACTTCCAGGCAATGCTGCTTCAGCCTAATaagaaaacaatgaagaaaCTGAGGGAAGTTCTGTATGACTTATACAAACATCTTgacagcagtgcagcagctaTCATTGAT GCAACTATGGATATTCCAGGTTTAAACCTCAGCCAACAGGAGTACTACCCATATGTGTACTACAAGATCGATTGTAATTTACTGGAATTCAAGTAA